From the Bacillus thuringiensis genome, the window TTTTGTTTTGATTGATTCATGTACTCCTTTTCCTTCTTTGCTATATGTTCAAGCATCTTGTCATGAAAACCTCGATGCCTTTCTTCATCAAAGTGGTGTTCATAAACTTCAATCGTCTCTTTTTGTTTCCACTTCATATATTTAATAAGTTCATTTTTACGTTGGGCGATTTCTGCATCAGTTTTGGAGATATTATAAATTTCACGCATACTGGTCGTAACAAACCAATGTCTTATTTTGTGTGGGTTTAACCTTATGTCCATCAACGTCATGGCCTTATTCCAGTGCGGATACCAGGTCTGATATGACAAAGGGGTTCCTCGTTCCGTCAGGAACATTGGTGCATCGTTAGGTAGCAAATAAAAATTCCGCCCTGCAGAGTCAAATATTTTCCGTTCCTTGTTGATATATTGAAACAGGAGTTTCGTGGTGTCTTTGCTAAAGCGAAGAAATTTCACCCTACGACCATAACTGCCTTTACTAAATGTTTTAACTTCTTGAAAGGACTTACGGGAACGATAATCTCCAATTGTAAGTTTAATTATTTCGGATACTCTTGCTCCTGTCTCAAATAACAAACGGACGATGACCTTCTCTCGTAATGACCAATTAACTTGATTACCAGCTTGTTTGATTTTATGGTAGAGAAGATGATCATCAATGATTTCAGGTTGCCATTCCTCGTTAATGAGCTTAAAGTAGGAATCTGTCAAACGTCTATGTACAAGCGGGTCTTCCGTTCCGGCCTTATCAGGTAGTCGCGGTTTATTTTCTCTCACACCTTCTGTATTTGCTTTATATTCATTTAATATTGCGTGAGAGTCGATAAGGGGATTGGGATAGCTGTATTGCCTCAGTGTAATCAAGGAGTTGTAAAACGACTTGAGAGCCGAAAGAAAAAGGTGAACTGTATTGGGGCTTCTATTGGAACGATTGATAAAACGAAAAGAATCCTTTTCTCGAACTTTACAAGCCATTTGATCCATCAAATAATCTTCTACAGCAATACGTATGGCTTCTGGAAAATCGCTCCACTGAACACGTTTACCTTGATAAACGCTGTATTTATCCACCCAACTAAAGAATGGTAGAAGGCATTGTAGATAAGACAGTGCCGAACTCTCTGAGATTTTTTTACTGACATCATCATAAAAGTCAGTTAGCGGCAAAAATGGCTCATTACTGACGTTAAATACAAGCAATTTGTATCGGCTTTGTACACCCTTTGGGCAATACAAGTGGTAATAACTATTTTGCATTTTTAAAATCTCCTAATAGACAAAATAAACAAATCATTCTTCTAATCAGTTGAAGAGAGGAAGGTTGGTTTGATATTCATACTGTTTCTAATTTCCTATTACTTCGTAATCATGTTGGGTAAGGTAGTAGATTGGTTTACCTTGCTTCTTTGATAATTTTTGAGGGTGTAGATTGAATATTCGAAAAATATACTTTTATTGTAACTAAAGTACTTGTTACTGTAAATGTGCTATTCATGAAGATGTTGTATAAAGACAATAAAGTTATTTAACTTTAATACCTAAACCAAGCATAACCCCATACTAAATTTAGGACGGGGTTAAAATATAGTTATTTAATTTTCGATATAAGATACTTCACTGTACTCAAAAATATAACAATAAAGTCGTTTGGAAATCTAAGGTTTATTCAACAATAGCGCGCGATTCTGGAAAATTTAAAAAACGTTTATTTTTCTTTTAACATTGAATACTTTTGATAATTTTTATAGAAGCTGATACCAACGAAAACAAGCATAAGGGCTGGAAGCAACCTCAAAAGGACAAATGGAGTTTCAAATAATAATGCTTTCCAAAACAATGCACCTTTCATACTCCAAAGACCTTCAGTTAAATATACACCTGAATTCTTGTAAAGCATATGAAAATAAGGCAATAACAGTATACCAATACCAGATGAATAACCCATCAATCTTTTATAATAATTGCTCTTTGATTGGCGATCCGAGAAGATTTCATTTTGATCATCATCTTCTTTTTGCCAATATCGAGTTCCACTAAGCCAGGGCCCCTGTATATAGTTCCAACCGAAATCTTCATATATCACTCTGTAATCTTTAAACTTTTTCTTTGACAAATAATCTTGATAATCCAGTCGCATCACATATCTCTTGTCGGTTTTTTCGAACGTGTATATTCCTAATCCACTAATATTTGTACAACGATAGCCTTTTTGTAATTGCTCATTCAGCCATTGCTCCTCTTTTTCGATATCAAAAAATATCTTAGCTTTCTTCATTCGATTCACTTCCTTCGTACAGGGATAAAATATGTAATAGCCTATTTTGCTCCATTTTCAAAATGGCACTTCCTTCCGCAGTTATCATATAAACTTTTCTCCGACCTGACTCTCCAACAGATTCAATCCAACCATGCTTATTCAAGTTTTCAATCGCACCGTATAATGTACCAGCTGCTAAAATAACAGTACCGTTACTTATCTTTTCTATCTTCTGCATTACGGCATAGCCATGGAGTGGCTCACGCATAGCTAATAAAATATAATGCATGGTTTCAGACAACGGTAATAATTTATGTTTCATATCCTCACCCTTTATTCAGTTCGACTATATAGTTCAACTTAGTAATAACGTAATACAGTTCAACTGAATAGTCAACAACATTTTCGAAATTAGTCAAAGGAACTTAAAATAAATAGCTTGATAACAAGGGGGAAATCAAGCTAAAAAGTCACTTTCCTTACGTAAGGGAAAGCGACTTTTTGTGTAGTCTTATTCAATTAAATGGCTCAATTGTTGAATAACATGACCAGTATTTTTTAAATAACTTTATTATGTTTTAAACGAATTTATTGTAAATTAAATGTAGTGTAGTGTTTTTAAAATAAACTACAATTATTAAACATAGAAAAAATCCCTGATTTCAATCAAAAAGCAGGGATTTTTGGTATTTTAATAGACTTAGGGAAATGGATACTTATTCAAGAAAAGTTATCCGTTAGGCTAAAAAATATTTATCTAGTTCCATTAACAATGATGTCTGCTCTTTCAAAAGGTTTATGTTCTTCAACATAAATGTCTTCAGAAATCATCCAATTATTTTCCCACATATTACGAGCCTCTTCTCCGTCCCTTTCAAGCCCTCGTGAAAGCCTTGTTTCTCGTGGACAATCAACCCATATTGTAAAATCGTATTTACTTGATAATTCCTCGCGAATAGAATAGACACCTTCTATTATGACAATTCCTCCAACGGGAACAGTATGCCATTCTGCTAAATCATCTGTTTCCCAATCATATCGCTGATAACGTCCCTCTTTGTTTTGACTGATAGGCTCAAGAACTTGATTTAATACACGCCTCCAATCAAAATCAGCACCGATAGGCTTTTTCTCTGGAGGTGTTTTTATAAGTTGTGAGGATGGTAAATAAAAATCATCCATATGTACAACAGTTACATTAGAACATTCATCCTTTAATTTATTTGCGAATGTACTTTTTCCTGAACCTCCACAACCATCTATTCCAATTAACAAGGTTGATTGTTTTTTTGGAATTGAATTAATTAACCTAACCAATTGTTCAATATTATTTAATTCACTTTTTTTCGTTTTGAAATTCACTTATATCACCACTTTTAAATTTGTTAAGTATTAGTCTTCAAACATTTCATCAATCCTGTTTCTTCAACTAAATTTTACAGTTAGCTCAATAATACAGAATCTTGTTTTTCTTCTAATTCATATACTTCATTCCATTCTATTCCACAAGCTGCTGCATGTATTTTCGGATCATATTTCTGGCTACTTTTTAAAATTGTATAGATTAAATTTGCAATTTTACCACAAAGGTGACCAATTGCTTTTTTCTTTATCATTCCTTCTTCCACTTTACGATCATAATATGCTTTAAATACAGTAGGCTTTCGTTTTCCATTTGCTAACATCATCATAGACATCTGATAAAGTACCCGACGTGCATCTCGAACACCACTATATGTCTGTTTAGTCGAGCGTACAGAAGTTCCAGATTGCGAATTTTCAGCCGAAACACCAAGGTATTTCTTAAACTCTTTATATGTATTAAATCGATCTATATCGCCAATAACACCGATTAGAGTACAAGCAATATTTTCACTTACAAAAGGAAAAGAAAGAAGTAACTCTGTGTATGGATGTGGTTCAATTCCTTTTTCGGGATCTCCTCTAAGGAGAGAATGAATTTCCACATCGATAAGTTGAATACTTTCCTCAAGCCGCAAGGCTTCTTCAATTACCCATTTCTGCCTTCCTACTAGATGTTCTACAGGGACAGCCACTGTATAGGGCATAATTTCAGAGAGTGTTTTTGCAGCCCTTTTCGCTACATTCTTAGCTCCAGCTTTAGAAATTGCCTTATAAAGCTCATCTTCCGATGATTTTTTCATGTGGAGACCCGTAGGGTATTCTAATACTAATTTCATTACAGAAGAAGTACCCAATTTTTTAAATGCTTTATTTAAGTCTGGGTGTGTTACTTTTAATAATTGTTGAACTTGATTTTTTCTTCGAGTTAACTGAACGTTTAAATACCATCGATCTCGCATAACCGTCCGGAATAGGGATTGTAAAACAGTTTGAGGTTTTATTAAAGTAACTCCCTGCATGTGAGGGTGGAGTTGCTTATGCCATCCCATATAGGACATTACTTTGGCATCCATTGAATCTGATTTCTCTGAGATACCTAGATTATTCTTACGAAATTCACCAACTGCTTTATTTTCCACTTGAAAGAGTTGATACCCTTCATTCAATAATACTTGCTGAACTAAATAGGAATAATGTCCACCAGTAGGTTCTAAAAGAATTAAGAAATCATCTCTGGTAATATTAAATTGATCTTCTATTTGTTTTAAAGCCTTTAAAAATTCCGCTATTCCTGTGCTATCGGAATTAAATTTCATCGTTTTTGTTCGTTTCCAAGCAATTCCTTTAGGATCTAAAAAAGCATCAAATTTAATACAAGAAGCTACATGAAAGCTAGCCCCAATATCTATCCCAACATAAAACTGATAAAACTTACGAATCTCTTGACCTTTATCATCTGAATGATTCCCATAACTAAAAGGAGTAATCGTATTTTCCATGATTTCCTCTCCGAACAGTAAGCAGTATGATTATATCTGACCATCCAAGTTTCTGTTAGAGCTTAGGCCCAATGTAGCATGTTAGGATTATATCGCCAGATATTTAATCTCAGATTTAATAAAAGAGTCTAGACTCACTAGCTCCATACACTTTTAGAGTTTCAACTGCACACTATTCACTATATTTGTTTTAAAATTTCTCTATATAGTCTATTAAACAGGAATATTCGACATTAACTATAATATTCCTTTTGAAATAATAAAAAACCTGTCGAAATTGACAGGTAATCCGTTAATTTATATTTAATTTAATGTGCAGTGCCATCTTTCTAATTGAATGGAGTGCCTCACATCAATATTAGAGGTCTATGAACAATAGCCCCAGTCCAGTTAATGGTCGGAATCACCTAAAGGTCACTGCACAATTTTATAATATCGCATCTAGTAAAATTAATAAACCAATGTCCTCAAACAACTTTCAAAGTTTCTATAAGAGAACTCACGTTTAATTCAAAGGTACATTGGTTCTTCTTAAATTATATATTAATTATTTTCCTTATTCATTATTATGCATCTTACAACTATAAATTATAAACTTAATTTAGTAGCATGTAGTTCATTAAAATAGTACTTACATTTCTTTAAACACTACAGAAACAACTTTATTATCTCTGGGCAGATGTGTCGTTGTTGTTGTAAATAGATCATATAAGAGTCTATAAAATTAAAAAAGTACACCACTTAATGAAAGTGGTGTATCAATATTTATATAATGTTACACATTATATAAATTCTCTTGTTTTTGTAAGACAGGATAGCTATTGTCATTTCTTTATTTTACAGAGTATCCGTTTGCGTTTTGGATATGCCAGCAACCGTGCGTAGCAAAGGGCGGTAGCAGGTCTTTCGCTTATTTTCTGTTATAATATATCAAAGAAATTAGGTGATTATTATGAACGAAACAATTTGCTTAGAGAAAACCTTAGAAGCTTTTTCTGCGTATTTAAATGGAAAAGGACGAAAACATTCTACAATTCAACGTTATGCATACGATATAAAGGATTTTTTTAAGTGGTTAGAAGTAAATAAGATACTTTTTCATATTAAAACATGGAGTGAACTTTCTGAAGCAGACTATCAGGCTTATTTCTCTGAGTTAGAAAACAAACGAAAATATTCGCAGAAAACAAGACACAGAATATGGGTGGTTTTAAAGAAGTTACATATGTTTTTAGCGATAGATAGCCCATTAGATGATTTGGACTTCTCCTTAATTCCTGATCAATCACTAAGTGATAAGGATTTTATTACCGAAGCAGAAGAAAAACATTTAAAACAAACGATACTTTCAACAAAGGGATTAACAGAAAGACAAGCTAAATATCGCCCTCTTATTATGGATAGAAACGTTTGTATAATAAATTTAATAGTAAACTATGGATTGTCCTTGCAAGAGCTTGTATCGCTTAATATGAGCCATATTAAATTTGCTAGAAACACCATAAGTGTCCCTGGGGAAAATGGAGTAACTAAGTGTGTCTTTTTAACTGATGAAGATACACACCAGCTTTTTAAATACTATACGACCATTCAGGAACCTGTAAGACCTCGACAACATACAGATAATCCACTATTTGTAGCATTTGATTTTAATCGAGGTACTTATCGATGGGTATACGAAAATGATGCCCCCAAAGCGCTGTCTGAGGTTGCTATACAAAAGATGATTCGACTAGAAGTGAAGCGAGCAGAATTAAATAGGCGTATTTCTGCTCAGCAGATGAGAAACACTTTTATTCTCCGTCTTATTAAGCAGGGCTTAACTGAAGATAAGTTGGTAAGCAGAGTAGGGTTTAAAACTAAGATATCTTTAAAAAGATATTATCAATATTCTAATTCAATTTAAAAGAGATAAGAACAACAAATAAAAAGGCGCATTCACAAATGAACTGCACCCCAATTGTTGGACACTAACTAACAATTACTGCTAGCTGCATAATATCTTCCCATTCATACATGTCTTTATTTATCTTCTTAAGAAACCTTGCAACAGAACCCTTCTTCCGCAGTCAAGGGAGGTCATATAAACCTTTATGCTTTTTTAGAAATAATGTGAAGATCGCGGGTTATATTTATACGAGACAGACTGAGGTGAAGTAACTGGATGGTTGCGATTAGGAATAGAAACATCATTTATTTTGGGTATTGTAAGCTTTGATTTTCCAATGGACTCCATACCGCCAATTCCGTCAAATCCGGAGATTGTACTTCCTATGGTTTCGGCCAGATTTACCTTAGTAAGAAAGGGGGTTTTTGAAATTTTCTCAGCAATGAAGACAGGATCAAACATTTGAATATTAACTCTTTTTGGTGAACTAGCAAAGTTCGCACCCGCTTGGATTAATGCTTCAAAAAAGGACATGCAAGCTCCACAAAAGATGATTAAACTATTCTTATCTCTATCGAATTCGCGTGCCTTCTTTGTTGCATTATAATAATGTTTCGAGGAGTCATAGGATTCTAATGACATAGGATTTTCTTGGTTTAATAACCCATCATGCCCTGTAATGACTAAAATATCAGGATTGTGTTGTTTTAGCAAACTTTCAATGTTATCAGCCATTTCAGGGGTGTCTAAATAATATGCGTTAGCTTTAACCCCAAGTTCTTCATATTTTTTTTTGCATTTTTCCATAAATCTTTGGTCAGCGTCGATATGCAAAATAGAACCATGGCTTTGAAAATATTCATTGCTAGGTATTTCTTCTCTATAAAATCGATTGGGATTTTGAAGGGAGGCTCTCCAATTGAAATATTCGATATTTCTTTGATCAGACTCATGCATTATTTGAGTGATTTGTTCTGAGGGTAACTCAGCAAGTTGATTAATTGGACACAGGATAGTGCAACGATTTGTCACCCCTTTAACTTTTGCAACAGGAGGAGATACCTCCACTACTCTCCAAAGATCCTGAACTGGTTGTGCTAGCATAAAAAAACCTCCAGCTGGTTGTGGTGTCATAATTGCAACTACATCACCGACTTGAATAGCCATAAATTTTTCCCACCCTTTCATTGAATATAGTCATTAAGAATTCTGAGAGTCCCATACAATAGAACCGTATGCATACAAACAATATTTGAATATGAGTTTAGAAGCATCTGTATCTATCATAATTTGAGGAGGGGGATAATCCTTTACCGTAATATTTATTTTTCCTCAATTTAATTGTTTAATTCTTTAATTCTCCTGATGATCTATGCTATGTATAAATAAAATGTATGTAATATGTTCTATATAAAAATAGGCATCAAAGCATATCTGTTCGCCAGTTATGTATGAAAGTTTCCTGTTAAGAATATGGGTGATATTCATTAACTAAGGTGTGAGCTAATTTCAGGTTTACTTTACCATTACTTTTATGTGTAAGTGGAAGATTTGAAGTTACAATTGAAATTTCATCTAATCGGACTAGAAAAGTTAATTTTCTTTGAGGTTGTCCAACTCTGCCCTCTGTTTTGAGTAGCATAAAAATTATGTTCAAATGTATTAGATGTAATTTGTCTAGATATAATAACCCAAATGCTATTTGTATTATCTGTGTGTAAATTAATAGTGACTTCTATAGTTTTCTCCCAATCTGCTGTAACTGGTATAAGGATTTCATTCCATGTTTCCCCCTTATTATTTGTATAAAATAAAGTAGGGACGAGTTCATTGTTTGCTTTTTTTGTTAATCCATAAACCCAAGCACTATTAATATCTACCGGATAAATTGATAGAAAAATAGCATTAAGTGGATTTACTACTATCCAATTTTGTCCTGAGTTTTTTGTGTATACAATAGCTTGTCTATCATCATTTGAATATTGAATACCAGCCCATCCAAATTGATTACTTTGCATTTGAATAGCAGTTAATCTAATTTTTTTCAATTTAACACCTCCTTGAGTAATATATGAAAAAAACATTATATACGTTACTAATGATAATCATCAAAGATTCATTTGTTTTTCTTTTTCAGTTTTAAATTTCTTTAATTATTTTTATAACAATTAAGTTTTATATTGAATCTAACTGAGTGTATACTTCCTTCTTAACAAACAGTATAATTCTCCTTTTATAGGTTGATACCTCAAAATGTTTTTTAGTTGATGTACATACTAAAATAATTATGGCTCCTTTTTGCTTGCACATTTGATCAGAAATTAGTATTCCAATCTAAAATTAAAGTAAAGATACCTCTATAAGTTTTGCAGCCCAAATAAGTATTTTTAAGGGGAAAAGTTATAAAAAATTAAATTTTTATATAAATTCATAGAAGATGAAATTTTTTTATCTACGGCATTTCAAATAAGGGGTGATTTTTTGGTTTCTAATTTAATTATTAATGGTGACTTTGAAAAGGGGACGTTCTACCCATTTGTTGCAGGTAATGCAGAAATCGTCAGTACAAATAGTCATTCAGGTATTTATAGTGCCAGCCTAAATGGAGGAATAAGTAGTTCTTTTCTTATTCAAGACATATCTGTATCTCAAAACGAAAGCTATAATTTTTTTATATCACTTGCAAAGATGGGAGGGGCGCGAAGTTCTCCCCTATTAATCCGTATTACTTACTTTAATAATTCTACCTTATTGGAAGTGGGATTAGAAATTATCATTCCATCAGATCGTCTTCCTAGTAATAATGATAATAAGTGGTTAGAAATATACCAAACTACTGGTATTTCTCCACCGCTAGCAAACCGGGCAATCTTATTTATTTATAAGGAAGGACAAGCTGGAAGCCCAAATGTACTTGTAGATGATATATTATTGCAACCTCTTAAAATGTATTCAGTTAATACCGGACCAACCGGATCAACAGGATCAACGGGGGTAACGGGACCAACAGGAGTAACCGGTGCCACGGGGGAAACAGGATCAACCGGACCAACAGGAGCCACAGGAGTAACGGGATCAACCGGACCTACAGGAGTCACAGGAGTAACGGGACCGACCGGACCAACAGGACCAACGGGAGTAACGGGATCAACCGGTGCAACAGGGTCAACCGGAGCAACGGGACCAACCGGAAATACAGGAGCCACCGGAGCAACCGGGGTAACGGGACCAACTGGAATAGGAGAATTAACTTTAACAAATTATCTATACACATATGATACTACCAATCAGGCTGTTGCTGTTGGAAATGCAGTTGTTTTCAATAACAATGGGCCATTAGTAGGGGCAGCTCTTACACACACAGTAGGTACTGCAAATATTGTAATTAATCAAGTTGGCACATATGTAGCAAATTTTACATTAACGGCTGTGCAAGCAAACCAATTTTCTTTTGTGTTAAATGGTGTATCCATCCCAGGTGGACGTTATGGTACAGGAATAAATCGCATTCAAACTACAGGTTCCGTTGCTTTTACTGTTACAACAGTTCCTTCTACGTTGACTTTAGTAAACAATACTTCAACAACTGGAACAGTAACCCTGAGTAATATTGAGGGAGGAAATTTAATAGGAGTATCTGCTAGTATAAGCATTTTCAGGATAGGATAGATAAATTAATATAGAATAAAGCTTCACAAGAATGAATTAATATTTTTATTAAAAGCCTCATTTTGGAAAAAAACTATCCAAATGAGGCTACCTCTTTTATTGCTAAATTTTTTGCTAGTATTCTATAGTTCCTTATATTTTAAGTGATAAGACTGATTAAACCTTATATATAACCGACAGAACAACTGTATTATTCGGGGTGTTTTTTATTTTGGGGGTATGGGTATTTATAACAAGTTTTTCTACCCTGACCTTTCATTCTGCTTTAGAGCACTCCTCCTCTTTTTTTAATGAAAAAAGAGAGTCCCTTTCTATAGGCACTCTCTTATGTATATCCTCTATTTTTAATCAATTACAATTTCATGTATATTTAGTTTGCTTAACTTTTTATTATAGAAACTCATTACTTTTTGAGCATGTTGTATAGCTATTAACCCATCTTGAACAGTAAGGGCTTCAAAATACGGATAACGAATGTCAGTAGCATAACCATTTAGCTGCACGCATTGTTCTAAAATCAATGAGAACTCCTCATCTAATCTACAACAAAATTTATGCAGCATTAAAAGGTTATGAGTTTTAGGGACTGGCCTACCGTTTAGTGCAAGAAATCCTTTTAGGAGTTTCTCCACACATTGTTGACTATGATAACAAATAATTGCAGTGGGGAAAGGTTTCATATCAGATAAGTAAATAGCAGAATCTAAATCGGATTTTGCAATGAATACCCACTCTTTTAGATCCTCAATATTTCTCATATAGGACCGTCCCTTCTAGTGCAATCTTATGTTCCATAGTTACAGTACGACTAGCACGTTCTTGAAACTCTTCTGGCCCATACACTAAAATATCAACTGGCGTTTCCATTACATCGTAAATTCCCCAATTAATACGATTAATGACTTCCCTTTTTCTTTCTCCTACACCTTCCACAACAATACAGAGATCAAAATCACTGTCTTCATTTGGTGTGCCATATGCATGAGAGCCAAAAAGGATGATTTTTTGGACAGAAGATACAGTTTCACGAATCTTTTGCACCAATAGGTCCAATTCTCTTTGTACCTCTTCGTTAATCCGAATCACCCCTCGGATAATGTAATTAAATTGACGTTTAAGTATATTATACATGCGTTTCTCTTCTCCCTGCTATTATATATATTTTTTTTATTGTTTTCTTGTTTTCCAACGTTTTGCAATGCTTGATAACATTCGTAACCTGCTTGAATTCTTATAAGGGGCTAACGTCTGCACTACTATTTCCTCTTTTACTTATTAAAACAATATATGGTACAAGCTTTTTTACTTTTGCGATATTGATAATAATGCTCATTGTAGATATCCCCCTAGTTTTATTTTGAAAGTGTATTCCCTAAGTTTCTTAGATATGAAATTGATAAATTTGTAATCCTATGTACGGTGTACAAGTCAAATGAGTGCATCAATAGTATCGATGCAGCATGGATAACTCCTTCCTCCTGCACAATGGAAATAACATATTGAAGTAAATTCGCCTGCTTAATAAGTGTATGTATATATACTGGATGGGCATTTGAATCTATATAAGTATCATTCCTCTGGCCTTCAAGTGCTTCATATATTTGATTTATCTCTAACTCGCAAATAAATTGAAATAGCTTATAGTCATGATGTGGTTCCTCTAATATTGGCTCAATCTTTGTAAGCAGAAACATGTAATGCTTAATATTTGTAAACATTGCGAATTGGATAGTTTTAAATGTCCTCATAATAAAAGAAGGAGACAAAAAAACATGCCTCCTTTCCGCCCCCTTGTATATTTATTTTAGAAAAATAATCCCGCTTAGATTATAATCTTCGCTAACTCCTGTTATTGAATACTCACCTGCAAATATGAACTTAAGATGAATACAGTAAAAGTTACTTACCGTATTTCTATTTTTCCTATCTCTGTGAATTTATTCAAAAAAAGACATTGAACTAGGTCGTTCAATGCCTT encodes:
- a CDS encoding tyrosine-type recombinase/integrase, with amino-acid sequence MQNSYYHLYCPKGVQSRYKLLVFNVSNEPFLPLTDFYDDVSKKISESSALSYLQCLLPFFSWVDKYSVYQGKRVQWSDFPEAIRIAVEDYLMDQMACKVREKDSFRFINRSNRSPNTVHLFLSALKSFYNSLITLRQYSYPNPLIDSHAILNEYKANTEGVRENKPRLPDKAGTEDPLVHRRLTDSYFKLINEEWQPEIIDDHLLYHKIKQAGNQVNWSLREKVIVRLLFETGARVSEIIKLTIGDYRSRKSFQEVKTFSKGSYGRRVKFLRFSKDTTKLLFQYINKERKIFDSAGRNFYLLPNDAPMFLTERGTPLSYQTWYPHWNKAMTLMDIRLNPHKIRHWFVTTSMREIYNISKTDAEIAQRKNELIKYMKWKQKETIEVYEHHFDEERHRGFHDKMLEHIAKKEKEYMNQSKQKRIKKAELTIVDTAKDIELEVDIQVLLDDFEGELWQQ
- a CDS encoding DUF2812 domain-containing protein — its product is MKKAKIFFDIEKEEQWLNEQLQKGYRCTNISGLGIYTFEKTDKRYVMRLDYQDYLSKKKFKDYRVIYEDFGWNYIQGPWLSGTRYWQKEDDDQNEIFSDRQSKSNYYKRLMGYSSGIGILLLPYFHMLYKNSGVYLTEGLWSMKGALFWKALLFETPFVLLRLLPALMLVFVGISFYKNYQKYSMLKEK
- a CDS encoding PadR family transcriptional regulator → MKHKLLPLSETMHYILLAMREPLHGYAVMQKIEKISNGTVILAAGTLYGAIENLNKHGWIESVGESGRRKVYMITAEGSAILKMEQNRLLHILSLYEGSESNEES
- a CDS encoding uridine kinase family protein codes for the protein MEQLVRLINSIPKKQSTLLIGIDGCGGSGKSTFANKLKDECSNVTVVHMDDFYLPSSQLIKTPPEKKPIGADFDWRRVLNQVLEPISQNKEGRYQRYDWETDDLAEWHTVPVGGIVIIEGVYSIREELSSKYDFTIWVDCPRETRLSRGLERDGEEARNMWENNWMISEDIYVEEHKPFERADIIVNGTR
- a CDS encoding IS110 family transposase → MENTITPFSYGNHSDDKGQEIRKFYQFYVGIDIGASFHVASCIKFDAFLDPKGIAWKRTKTMKFNSDSTGIAEFLKALKQIEDQFNITRDDFLILLEPTGGHYSYLVQQVLLNEGYQLFQVENKAVGEFRKNNLGISEKSDSMDAKVMSYMGWHKQLHPHMQGVTLIKPQTVLQSLFRTVMRDRWYLNVQLTRRKNQVQQLLKVTHPDLNKAFKKLGTSSVMKLVLEYPTGLHMKKSSEDELYKAISKAGAKNVAKRAAKTLSEIMPYTVAVPVEHLVGRQKWVIEEALRLEESIQLIDVEIHSLLRGDPEKGIEPHPYTELLLSFPFVSENIACTLIGVIGDIDRFNTYKEFKKYLGVSAENSQSGTSVRSTKQTYSGVRDARRVLYQMSMMMLANGKRKPTVFKAYYDRKVEEGMIKKKAIGHLCGKIANLIYTILKSSQKYDPKIHAAACGIEWNEVYELEEKQDSVLLS
- a CDS encoding tyrosine-type recombinase/integrase, which encodes MNETICLEKTLEAFSAYLNGKGRKHSTIQRYAYDIKDFFKWLEVNKILFHIKTWSELSEADYQAYFSELENKRKYSQKTRHRIWVVLKKLHMFLAIDSPLDDLDFSLIPDQSLSDKDFITEAEEKHLKQTILSTKGLTERQAKYRPLIMDRNVCIINLIVNYGLSLQELVSLNMSHIKFARNTISVPGENGVTKCVFLTDEDTHQLFKYYTTIQEPVRPRQHTDNPLFVAFDFNRGTYRWVYENDAPKALSEVAIQKMIRLEVKRAELNRRISAQQMRNTFILRLIKQGLTEDKLVSRVGFKTKISLKRYYQYSNSI
- a CDS encoding sporulation peptidase YabG, with protein sequence MAIQVGDVVAIMTPQPAGGFFMLAQPVQDLWRVVEVSPPVAKVKGVTNRCTILCPINQLAELPSEQITQIMHESDQRNIEYFNWRASLQNPNRFYREEIPSNEYFQSHGSILHIDADQRFMEKCKKKYEELGVKANAYYLDTPEMADNIESLLKQHNPDILVITGHDGLLNQENPMSLESYDSSKHYYNATKKAREFDRDKNSLIIFCGACMSFFEALIQAGANFASSPKRVNIQMFDPVFIAEKISKTPFLTKVNLAETIGSTISGFDGIGGMESIGKSKLTIPKINDVSIPNRNHPVTSPQSVSYKYNPRSSHYF
- a CDS encoding VPS10 domain-containing protein; translated protein: MKKIRLTAIQMQSNQFGWAGIQYSNDDRQAIVYTKNSGQNWIVVNPLNAIFLSIYPVDINSAWVYGLTKKANNELVPTLFYTNNKGETWNEILIPVTADWEKTIEVTINLHTDNTNSIWVIISRQITSNTFEHNFYATQNRGQSWTTSKKINFSSPIR
- a CDS encoding NTTRR-F1 domain, translating into MVSNLIINGDFEKGTFYPFVAGNAEIVSTNSHSGIYSASLNGGISSSFLIQDISVSQNESYNFFISLAKMGGARSSPLLIRITYFNNSTLLEVGLEIIIPSDRLPSNNDNKWLEIYQTTGISPPLANRAILFIYKEGQAGSPNVLVDDILLQPLKMYSVNTGPTGSTGSTGVTGPTGVTGATGETGSTGPTGATGVTGSTGPTGVTGVTGPTGPTGPTGVTGSTGATGSTGATGPTGNTGATGATGVTGPTGIGELTLTNYLYTYDTTNQAVAVGNAVVFNNNGPLVGAALTHTVGTANIVINQVGTYVANFTLTAVQANQFSFVLNGVSIPGGRYGTGINRIQTTGSVAFTVTTVPSTLTLVNNTSTTGTVTLSNIEGGNLIGVSASISIFRIG
- a CDS encoding HEPN domain-containing protein; translation: MRNIEDLKEWVFIAKSDLDSAIYLSDMKPFPTAIICYHSQQCVEKLLKGFLALNGRPVPKTHNLLMLHKFCCRLDEEFSLILEQCVQLNGYATDIRYPYFEALTVQDGLIAIQHAQKVMSFYNKKLSKLNIHEIVID